A region of the Dyadobacter sp. CECT 9275 genome:
CAGCAGAGATTTCATACCGGCAAGGCATTATTTCGCACGAATGGGGCGAAGGAATGACACATTGGGGTCCATCATCCAGGGACACAAAAGATATAGCTCGCTGGGTAAGGTCTCATAATGGCGGCTTGACTACATGGAAAACAAAATGGAAGGCAGATAACAGCAGTAACATTGTTGATTATGACTTTAATAACCCCACGCAGCCAGCCAGAAGCCCAGGCGACAACCCAAATAACTACCCAGATCCTCAAATAATACCTCCATCTTTTGGAGGTCCGGTCATTTCGACAATTCATAAGTCGCTGGCCGGTAGATATATGGCATCTATCACCAAAAGCAAGCGAAATAAACTATTCTGGCCGTCTTTCGAATGGACGACAAAGGGAGGTACCGTGCATCATGACGGATATTTTGACGGAACCGATCCGGTTTTAGGCTCTCTTGGCGATGGCAGCATAACTACTTTGAATAATAGAAATTTCGGTCAACATAACGCAGCTAATCAGTTAAGGTATAAAAAGCCGATTTGTGTATGGGGTGCGAACGGATCTGACAAGATAGCTCACTACTGCAATCCCGTAGCCGGAATCAATGAGGAGCAAGAAGTTACGATAGATGTAAGCGGAGGCCCATACACTTTTACGGCTGTTGGCCCCAATTGGCAAGTTTTCAATCTTTAATATTAGGAAATTTATATCGTTTTTATTTCATTTAGAATAATTTAAAAAATCTATTAGCCATGGCAATAAATAACAACTGGTGCAGTGCGAACTGTCCTGTCGATTGCGACGATACGCTCGTTGTAGTGCCTGATTTAGGGTGCGAAGCGCCTAACAACGACGAGATTGATACAATCTACTGGTCAAATCAGATCTTATCGGAAGGAGATGTTACCGAATGGAATGAGCGGCTTGATAACAGCGGAACGGCGGAAGCTAATACGATCCGGAGTATGCCGGTAAAAGGTAGCCTGCCCCGTGTGGACCCTGCATTCAAAACATCTCAACTGGGAACTGCCATTCCGATGGAGGTTGACAGGGTGATGTCTTTTATCGTTGAAGACGACAAGGACACAACTTTCAACTTCCTGAAAACCATTCAATGTGGTATGTCAAAACGGTTTTGGCTTAAATCCGGAGGGCACATGTACGGCGGACTAGAAGGTATTGTTGGAACCCTTGTTTCATCCTATGAAATCAACCCAGACGCGGAAACGATGGCGCACAACTGGCAGGTTCAGCTGCGTTTCAAATCAAAATGTTTCCCTGATCGCGTAGCTTCCCCGATATGAGGTTTTTGATTCTCCTACTGCTATTAACCGGCTGCCGAACTTTACAAAAGTCGGTGGTGCGTGCTGATAGCAGTAGCGTGAAGTCTGAACAGACAAACAGCAAGTTCAATCGGGAAATTGTTACCGAATACCGGTTTGATACGCTTTGGAGAACCAATACGGTAATGGTTCCTGATGTAAAATTTGTCGATGTGCCTAAGCCATACGGAGTTCCGCAGCCTTACATAGTCCGTCAGACCGTCCGCGAGAATGCAGAAGTAAAAACCACCAAAGCTGAAGAAGTAAAAACAAAACAGGTTGAAAAAGAAAAAGAGGCAACAATACCACCGATTTTACAGTATTCCGGACTGATGCTTGCCATAGCGGTTTTAATAATCGCGATAACCCTACTAATTCGATTATTTAAAAAATGAGTACTGATGTTTACCAAATGGTGGCTCGAAGCACTATCACAGCAAGACCGTACAGTTGCCCTGATTCTAGCCCTGGCCATTGGTATTTCGACGGTTTCTGGTGTTTCAGTTTTTTTATATAAAAAAAGCGAGGAAAAGGATGAGAAAGGCTATATCCGGCTGGAAGTTGTACAAAGAAAACAGGATAGTTTGAATGCGGTACACAACCGAGAAATGGCCGAGTGTAACCTTGAGAAGCTAACTATAAAAGACGAACTGTACAAGATTTACCTGAACGACTTAAAAGAACAGCGAGACAAATACCAGGCGCTTGATAACCAACTTTCCCCTATTGTGAAAAAGTCAACTACTGATGCTCTACGAAACAGTAAAAACCTAAAACAACTCAAAGAGGAGGTTACGCAATGAAAAGCAAATGGATCATTCTTATCATAATTGTGCTGACCGGAATCGGGGGTAGCCCCCGGTCCCAGTCCGATAAGGTACAACCGAAACAAGCAAAATACGATATCGTTGACAGTATTAGGATCAAAATTGATAGCATCGAAGCAATCAAAAAGCAGATCCCGGAGATTGCCAGCAACGTGGTAGAGAAAACGAACACGCTTAAAGTTCTCATAAAAGAACAAAAAGTTCAGGGCGATCTCATAAAAACTACTTTGAATGCCATTCGATACGATCGAAGATGGATTGGAGATGTTCAAGAGGTTAAGCCTAAAAAGGACTCCTTGATAATCAAGACAGAAATTAAGCCAATTGAGGAATGAGAAAGATAGATTACCTGGTCGTCCACTGCACTGCTACACCTCAATCGGCCACGGTTGAAGCGATAAAAAACTATTGGAAAAATGTAATGAAGTGGAAGAATCCGGGATACCATTTCATGATTAAGCCGGATGGTGAAGCCGTTTCTTTACTTCCGATTACAGAGGTTTCAAACGGGGTTGCAGGCTTTAATTCCAGGATAATCAATATCAGCTATATCGGTGGGGTTGAGAAGAGTTTGAAACCTGTTGACAATCGTACCCCTGAGCAAAAAGATACCATGCGCAGGCTCTTGAAGGATCTCAAAGAGATGTTCCCTAATGCAAAAATTCAGGGGCACCGTGATTTTCCAGGTGTGCATAAGGATTGCCCAAGTTTTAACGCAAAAGCCGAATACGCTGATTTATGAATGCTGTTGTCGCATCTATTCCAACCTTAATGATTGAGCACCGGAAGGTAGATGTTTTTCGGCACCGGGCCACTTTTACAAATCCTAACGGAGATGCTATAAATATTGACTCGTTGGATCCGGCAATGTTGATTTACAAAGGCCAAACACTCTTAGTGACAATTGAAGATGAAGATTGGACCAAATCATTGAACCAGACATCGGCCGAAAAGGCAGCATCTTTTTTCGCCGCAATGGATTGCTTTACAAAATACCGGTACCGATTTTACGACAGAGCCCAGAACCAGACAATTTACGAAGGACCTTTTAAAATTATATGAAAACTGTTTCAACGCTTTCAGGAGAAGAAGTTCACGTGTATGTTGAAGCCAGCATACCAGCAAAACTTGTACTTGAAAGTGACGGAGAAGACAGTGAAGGGGCTGTTCCGGTTTTGGACTCCGAAGGGAAACTTGACGTTTCTGTTCTTCCTGATACTTACCAGCAAATAACTTTTCCCGCCGGAGAAGCTATACCCAGCGGGCTTCTGGTTGCTGTTATAGACGGGTATGCCTACAAGGCGGACTGTACAAACATACTTCATCTTTACGCCATTGTGGGCATTTCAATGATCGGCGTAAGCGCTTTTGAAACAGTAATAGTTTCGAAAGATCCGCAGGTTGAACTGTCCGGATGGGGCCTTCCAAGCGCTCACACAATACTTAGATGCGGTAAACAGGGGCAACTCGTAAATGTTCCTCCAAACGACGCACTCTTTAATCTCATTGTCGGAGTGGTACAATCTGCCGACAAGCTTAATTTTCATATTCAAAACTACATAATAATAGAGCCATGAAATTTCTTCAAAACAACGCCGGCACAATACGGGAGGTTGCAGGTTTGAGTACATCTGCAGGCTCCGGCGACGCCAACAAAATTATTGAAACCAATTCAGCCGGGAAATTAGATGAGTCTTTTTTGCCCGCCGGAGTTGGAAAGGGAAGCCGAGCTTATACAGCCAGCGAAAATATTTCTGCCGGTGATTTTGTGAATATTCATGAAGTTACAGGCGCGCCCAGGATCCGTAAAGCAGATGCAACCGGGATAGGCAAGCGTGCGCATGGATATGTAACAGCCGCCATTAACAGTTCCGCTTCCGGGACTGTATTTTTTGATGACATAAACCCATCGCTGAGCGGGCTGACAATTGGAGAAGAATACTTTCTTTCGGACACAGACGCAGGGAAAGTGACTACCTCAATTCCTTCCGGAGCGGGTAAAATATGCCAAAAAATAGGCTACGCTTTAAGCACAACTGAGATTCAGGCAACAATCGAGCAGCCTATCGTACTCGCAGCATAATGAAAAAACTCTTAGCGCATGACGGCGGAGTTATCAAGGAAGGGCATACGATTGCTAAACTTCCTGTTTTCTCAACCGTTTCTGATGTCAGAAATGGGAAAGTTGATGATTATGAACTGGTAATTCTTCTTTCAGAAGACGGGTTCAAAACCTACTTCTATGACGCAAATGATAGTTCATCCGCCGATAATGGGGACGAATATCTAGTTTCAACGGACTCTGAACGTCGTTATGTGCTGACACAGAATTACTATACACAAGCATTTCTCATTCAAATGAGAGATCTTGTTTTGGCCCAAGTTACAGAAACATTGGCAGATATGACAGCCAGGCTTGAATCACTTGAAAATTCATCACTAGGATAATGAAAACAATACTTTCAATACTTTTCACATTCGTTTCCATTCAGATTTACTCACAAGACACGCTAACACCAGAAGGGAAGCTCAGGTATCGAATCGGAATAATTAGAGGAACAAAGATTACACAGATGCCCAACTACGCCCTGAGTAATGCTTTGCGGGATATTGCTAACGCTGCGGTATCACGCGTTCCGTACGTAACTATGGCAGAACTAAGGGCAGGTAAGGCAGATACAGCTAGGGTTGTTGAAATTAATGAGGGAAAGAAATCTGGGAAATTTATATACGACCCCACAGACACCAGTTCCGCCGACGATTCTGTCCTGACAATCAGGAACGGGGGCAGGCGCTATAAAAGACAGTACTCAGGACCTTTTAATGCGGCATGGATGGGTATAGTGGGAGATGGAACCACGGATGAGTCGGCTCTATGGCAGAAACTTTTAGATAATGCCGCCATTAAAGATATTTTTTTTCCATTACCCGAAGTATCCTACAGGATTAATTCGATCACAATACGTTCTAATAAGACTATCACGTTTCAAGATGGAGCGGTGGTGCACGGGCTAGGGCTGCTGACTACCTACCAGCGCATGGTGAATATGGTGGACATCAGTAACGTAACTATAAGGGGTTACAGAGTGGTTTTTAAAGACACAAAAACAGCTTATCCTGGTATTAATCCGACACCGAACAGTCAGCGGCATCTATTCCTAATTCAGGGGTGCTCCAACATTGTGATTGAAGGCATCGCTGCAAATGACAGTGGAGGTGATGGCTTCTACATTGGCGCCACGACTACTCAGAAGTTTTGCCAGAATGTGAAATTAATAAACGTGAGTGCCGATAATAATAAGAGGCAAGGGCTTTCGATTGTATCAGGGAAATCGGTACATGTAACAGGATCATCTTTTACTGGGACAAAAGACGATACCCCAGGTGCCGGGATTGATGTAGAACCAAACGCATCAGACGAATTTTTGCAGGACATACGCATTACTGACTGTAAAACGGGAAGCAATGAAGGTGGCGGGCTACTTATAGCCCTTAATGCTCTGAACGGCTCCTTAAACCCGGTAGATATTGTTGTCACGAATCACCACGATTATGCGAGTAGATACGGGTTCATTGCCAGTCCGGCTATAGGTACAGCTTATGGTACGGTAATAATTCAGAACTCTACATGGGAAACCAACGGATTGCATAACGCACTTGTGAGTAATTACAGTGCGTCTTTCCCACGAATTAAGTTTGAAAATTGCCAGGGAATTAATGCAAACGAGGAAAACAGTGCTGCAACGACTTACGGAACAGCAATGATTGTATTTAGAGAAGCGGCAATGTCCGGTTCCACATACATCGGAAATGTTGAATTTAATAATTGCCGTGTTACTGAAACCAGGGCAACCAAACGGGTTAAAGTTGGTATACTGGCCATTGATTACAACACAACCGCTAATCCTTCCGGGATGGTGAAAGACTGCATAATACATAATGCAAGATTTGATGGATTTACAGACTTCAACAAGATTTATGTTAAAGGTGAAGTTATAATACGCGATCCGGCAGGAGCTCTTTCATTTGGAGTTGGCAACTCAACACGAGCTTATGATTTCTACGCGTACGCCCCCCTTTTTCACAACGGAAATTCAACAGGACAAACACTAGTTAATTTGGCTGACGTACAGCCAGGCTTTCCGCAGGTAACTTTTGAAATACGTACTCACAATCTGCTAATAATAGATCCGGCCTCAGGAGACAACATTTTACCTTTGTCTTCCGGTGCGGGAAAGAGAATATCAAGCGATGTAATCGGATCAAAAGTGACATTATACAAACTATCAGCAGATAGTTGGATCATATCTGAGATTACAGGCACATGGACAGTGGAACCTTAATAGAGTTTTAAGCCAATCTCAACATTACCCCAACAACCCGGTAAACGCTGGTGATCATCATCCGCTCTAATTTAAATAGGGCGGATTTTTCATTTCCAAGGAAAATATAATCTGGATCTGAACTTTTGAAGTAGCCGATAAATGAACCTTCTTTGTGTGAGCACACAATCAGATTTTCAGGTACAAGCCGGTTGATAATGGTAAATCGAAGTGCTATCGTACTACCGGATGGGATCGGGCCAAATGCCGGACCGGTATATTCGCAAATCTTATCGCAGTCTGAGAAAAGCCTGATGGTGTTTAATCCTTGAACAATCCCTTCAAGGTTCGTCCAGGAAACAGCCGGAATATGTTTTAAGCTTACGTGAGTTATTTCACCGGATCCTGTTTCCCACCACAGCGGGTTTACATTGAAAACATTTATGAGGGATTCTGTTAATCTTTTAGGTATTTTTCTATGCCCGGATTCGATTAATGAATAATTTGCCTGGGTTATGCCGAGTTTGCTCGACATTTCTTCCTGGTTAAGTTCAAGATGCGTTCGTAAAATTTTAAGTCTCGCTGAATTCATATCAAGGCTCATAACGTTGAGTAAAATTTTTAGGAGTCTACCCTACTATTCCACTCGGACAAAATTCTTTTTTCGTTTACAGATCCGTAATGCTTTACTTGCCTTGTAGAAGTATGCCCCAGCATCTTTGCTACTGTTTCATAGCTGAGTTTATATTCATTAATACAAATATCAGTGAAAGTTTTCCGGGCAATCTTATTTGTCAGGTTCTTCTTAATTCCGACGGCCGCCGCGATCAGCTTCAAGTAGTCGTTTGACTTCTGGCCGGATATTTTTGGAAGATTGTTGACACCTCCATATTTTTCAATAAGGTATGCGGGGTACCCATCGATTATAAAAATCGCTTCCTCTTTTGTTTTGATCCGTTTTATTTTCATCCACTCCCGGCCACCAAAAGTGTATCTTGAAGCGTCAGAGGCATTAATATAGTCTCCAATGTGAAGGCCGGTGTAACACATAAAAAGAAAACTATCTACTACCTTCTGCAGCCGATCACTCCAATTGTGAGTTTTTAAAAGCTGAATTTCATGCTGATCCAGGCATGTGATATCAAGTTCCTTTTTCCATTCAAGTGAGATACCTTTAAAAGGGTTGCTTTCGACATAGCCCTCCCTTTCTCCGAATCTGAAAAGCCCAATACAAGCCTGAACGATTTTATTGCAGTAATCGGTGTGAAATTCGCGAGCCCGAAGCCATTTCCAGAACCCTGTGATGTGCCGACGCTCTATACTCTCAACGTCTTGATCCTTTTTGATATATTCCTGCAGATATCTAAAACACCTGGTGTAGCGGTCAATGGTGGCAGCCGCCCGGTCTTTACTTTTTAGCTCAGAAAGAAATAACTCACCCATTTTTGAAAGTTTACAGCTTACCTCTTTAATACCCAAATAAATTTCCCGTACCTCGTTTGCGTTTAAATATTTGCCCTTTGATCTTGCCGCCAGGTAAATTTCGTTCAACTCCGACCGGATCATTTCCAGCTTCATGTTTATGTCCTGGACTCTTTGGGTTGTCCCTTTTACTCTTTGTTTTTTGCTATCCCACTTTTCGGGCTCAATAGAAACGCCGACAGCAAATTCATTTGCCTTAATACCGTTGATTGTAATTCTGCAATTTACCGGGCACGTCCCGATACTATTAATTCTTGCTTTCCTGATCACAAATCGGATACGCATTCGGATGATTTTTTTAAGAAGGTGAGCATTTTGCTGAGTTTAGGTGAAAAACTAAATCAACAAAAGACTACCATCGTCTTTAGGCTACCATTTTTGCGCCTACCATCGCGACAATTTATATTGCTTACAAATTAGACTACCTATACTATTTTGCCACCAAAAACGGTGACGCAGGCAAGTCATAATTCGCTTTCCTGCGTCATAAAAAGGGAACTTGTGGAGACGGAGGGATTCGAACCCTCGTCCAGAACAGGGAAACCCTGCGCCTTCTACATGCTTATCCGTGATTTAATTTTCGAGCCTGACAAGGTTCACGGCGGACCCGCGTCATAGCCTTAGATAATGGTGTCTCGTTGGATTTCCTTATCACTATTCCAACCAGCGCTGCGGTTCGACACCTCTGGACCCATCCGGCAGCACGTGGGATGGAGAGATGATGGCATTTGGTTAATCCTCCGGATTAAGCAGCCATGGCGTAGTTAGATTCGCCAGTTATTGTTTGAGAATATTATTTCCGGGAGGTACTCTCAACTCCCGACATGCTTACACACAGACCTTCAACCCGCTGTCAATACCGGTCGCCCCCTTATTTAGAAAGACCTCACAGCTCGCAGCCCTGATAACTGCCAGGTAAAGTATTAATGCTATGAATTTACATTTTTGATACCAGATAAGTTCATTATTTTCCAGGCATTTTTTACAGCCGCCTTACGATACATCGCTATAAGCTGGTTACCAAAGAGATAAAGAAAGTAAAATCTCCTGTTCCTCATTTTGCCAAGCCTTCTTCCGCTTATGACAATGGTCCATCTAAAAAGTTGTCCCTCACTTAAACTTCTTAAACACCCTGCCCGCAAAGCCAGCAGGGTGTTAACTATACAACCTTAAAACCCAATTTCTTTTATTTCAATACTGATTACCGCTGCTACGTGGTCGTGCAGGATTCGATGTCCAAATATATTGGAAATAATCCTAAATTTGGAATAATTCCTTATTAATATTTTCAGTAAAATTATTTCGAAGCGGTTACAACCATTTTAACAGACTCCATGTCATTGTATAACACTGCACAACGCCAAGCTGGTACCTGCGAAATTGAGATTCATATATATAATAGTGGGGTTATTTGGTAAAGACCTGTGATATTTTCGCAGGTCTTTTTCCAACTGCCAAAATCATGCATGCGGCACGGTATTCGCCCGGCTAATCTCTCATCAAAGAGCCTGAGGAATATACCTCTAATAAATAAACAACATTTCTTCCCTTCCGGCCTTTTCTGAATGAATTTTGCTTTAAATTTCGGATTGTAACCGTAAGGAAATCCTATGCCTAAACCTAAGATTTATTTTTTGCCGTTCATTTTCATTTTGCTTTTTTCAGAAATATGCCTTGCACAAACGGATCCTGAAACTGTAATTACTATTAAAGCCATTGCCGGCTTACAGTTTGATCTGGTAAGATTTAAGGTAAAACCCGGAGCGCCCGTCAAGCTTATTTTCACTAATACGGACGACATGAGCCATAATCTGGTGATCAGCCAGCCGGGCTCAAGAGAGGAGATTGTGAATTTGGCGCTGGAACTTGGAGACCGTGGACCGGCCATGAACTTCGTTCCCGAAACGCCCAAAATTCTCTGGTCGTTACCGGTACTCGCCCCTGAGGAAACAAAAACTATTACATTCACCGCGCCGAAGAATCCGGGGGTATATCCTTATGCATGTACTTACCCTGGTCATGGTTTTGTCATGTATGGTGCTATGTATGTCACAACAGACGAGATGCCCGCGATACAGCGGGACCTTCATATCCCTGAAACGAGACGTACAGTGGCAAACGCAACCTCCAGCTCAGACCATAACCACAGCACCAGGCCTCGCTCCGATTCTCTTAAAAAACAGCACCCTTATCGGCTGATTGCTCCGTATATACACCGCGTGTTTATTGAAAATGCCGGTCCGGCAGCCATTGCCGTCCATCTGCCTCAGCAGTTATCCTATTGCTGGGATGCTGGTGCATGCAGGCTGCGTTTCGCCTGGGAAGGAGAATTTCTGGACAACACAGCCTTCTGGAAAGGGCACAAAGATGCGGACGTAAAAATATTAGGAAACATTTTTTATCAGGATAAAACCTTGTTTCCGCTTCGGTTGGGCAATGAAAAATCAATCCCGGTTGTAAAATTTAAGGGATACAGCCTCATCAACAGATACCCCGAGTTTCATTATACCCTAAACGGGGTAGATGTATACGAACTGATTTTACCAAAAAAAGATGGCTCGGGATTGGTGAGGACTTTCCGCATTCCGAAGGTATCCGGTCCGGTGTGGTTTGCCTTTAATGAGGACGACGGGATTACCTATTCTACCATTAAAGGTGAACAACAAAAAGGAAAGATCAAATTGTCGGCAGCCCAGGCTACCCGGTTTACCATTACCATGACCAAAAGGAAAGACTCGAAATTATGAGAGCATTCATCACAATTATTTTCATCAGTTGCATATTATCTTTCTTAGGGCATCATCAGGTTACAGGACAGACCGTTCTGCAGAATTCTTATCAGATAGAAAACATTACTACACCCGACGGGTTATTCCCCGAAACCGGTGCAATTGACTTTTTGCCTGACGGCAGGCTCATCGCCTGTTTTTTAAGAGGAGAGGTAATGATTTATAATACCCGCGACAAGACCTGGAAATTATTCGCCGAAGGTTTGCATGAACCACTCGGCATATCGGTTATCAGCAATTCGGAAATACTGGTGATCCAGCGCCCCGAACTCACCCGTTTAAAGGACACCGATGGCGACGGGCAGGCGGATCTGTACGAAACCGTAAATGACGATTTCGGAATTTCAGGTAATTATCACGAATATAACTATGGCCCGCTGAAAGATAGCAAAGGCAATTATTTTCTTGGGCTTAATACAGGCTCCTATGCCGGGAGGGTCATGAAAGAATACAGGGGAAAACGGGATACCATCGGCCATGCTTACAAAGGCCAGATGTT
Encoded here:
- a CDS encoding plastocyanin/azurin family copper-binding protein, producing the protein MPKPKIYFLPFIFILLFSEICLAQTDPETVITIKAIAGLQFDLVRFKVKPGAPVKLIFTNTDDMSHNLVISQPGSREEIVNLALELGDRGPAMNFVPETPKILWSLPVLAPEETKTITFTAPKNPGVYPYACTYPGHGFVMYGAMYVTTDEMPAIQRDLHIPETRRTVANATSSSDHNHSTRPRSDSLKKQHPYRLIAPYIHRVFIENAGPAAIAVHLPQQLSYCWDAGACRLRFAWEGEFLDNTAFWKGHKDADVKILGNIFYQDKTLFPLRLGNEKSIPVVKFKGYSLINRYPEFHYTLNGVDVYELILPKKDGSGLVRTFRIPKVSGPVWFAFNEDDGITYSTIKGEQQKGKIKLSAAQATRFTITMTKRKDSKL
- a CDS encoding N-acetylmuramoyl-L-alanine amidase, producing the protein MRKIDYLVVHCTATPQSATVEAIKNYWKNVMKWKNPGYHFMIKPDGEAVSLLPITEVSNGVAGFNSRIINISYIGGVEKSLKPVDNRTPEQKDTMRRLLKDLKEMFPNAKIQGHRDFPGVHKDCPSFNAKAEYADL
- a CDS encoding helix-turn-helix domain-containing protein, which produces MNSARLKILRTHLELNQEEMSSKLGITQANYSLIESGHRKIPKRLTESLINVFNVNPLWWETGSGEITHVSLKHIPAVSWTNLEGIVQGLNTIRLFSDCDKICEYTGPAFGPIPSGSTIALRFTIINRLVPENLIVCSHKEGSFIGYFKSSDPDYIFLGNEKSALFKLERMMITSVYRVVGVMLRLA
- a CDS encoding right-handed parallel beta-helix repeat-containing protein → MKTILSILFTFVSIQIYSQDTLTPEGKLRYRIGIIRGTKITQMPNYALSNALRDIANAAVSRVPYVTMAELRAGKADTARVVEINEGKKSGKFIYDPTDTSSADDSVLTIRNGGRRYKRQYSGPFNAAWMGIVGDGTTDESALWQKLLDNAAIKDIFFPLPEVSYRINSITIRSNKTITFQDGAVVHGLGLLTTYQRMVNMVDISNVTIRGYRVVFKDTKTAYPGINPTPNSQRHLFLIQGCSNIVIEGIAANDSGGDGFYIGATTTQKFCQNVKLINVSADNNKRQGLSIVSGKSVHVTGSSFTGTKDDTPGAGIDVEPNASDEFLQDIRITDCKTGSNEGGGLLIALNALNGSLNPVDIVVTNHHDYASRYGFIASPAIGTAYGTVIIQNSTWETNGLHNALVSNYSASFPRIKFENCQGINANEENSAATTYGTAMIVFREAAMSGSTYIGNVEFNNCRVTETRATKRVKVGILAIDYNTTANPSGMVKDCIIHNARFDGFTDFNKIYVKGEVIIRDPAGALSFGVGNSTRAYDFYAYAPLFHNGNSTGQTLVNLADVQPGFPQVTFEIRTHNLLIIDPASGDNILPLSSGAGKRISSDVIGSKVTLYKLSADSWIISEITGTWTVEP
- a CDS encoding phage integrase SAM-like domain-containing protein; the protein is MRIRFVIRKARINSIGTCPVNCRITINGIKANEFAVGVSIEPEKWDSKKQRVKGTTQRVQDINMKLEMIRSELNEIYLAARSKGKYLNANEVREIYLGIKEVSCKLSKMGELFLSELKSKDRAAATIDRYTRCFRYLQEYIKKDQDVESIERRHITGFWKWLRAREFHTDYCNKIVQACIGLFRFGEREGYVESNPFKGISLEWKKELDITCLDQHEIQLLKTHNWSDRLQKVVDSFLFMCYTGLHIGDYINASDASRYTFGGREWMKIKRIKTKEEAIFIIDGYPAYLIEKYGGVNNLPKISGQKSNDYLKLIAAAVGIKKNLTNKIARKTFTDICINEYKLSYETVAKMLGHTSTRQVKHYGSVNEKRILSEWNSRVDS